The following proteins are co-located in the Nitrospirota bacterium genome:
- a CDS encoding SDR family oxidoreductase, with protein MNVRGKVALVTGAARRVGRAIALALAQRGASVAIHCNRSRREAQRLAEELRRRFGTDARVFTADLADVRQVTRLADAVVRRFGTVHVLVNNASLYEKSRFGRTSLAEWNGHLDVNLRAPFFLSQALGSLMKQAGEGKIVNIADWSAHRPYATYIPYCVSKAGLLCLNAALAKALAPEVQVNAILPGPVLLPEGTKPKLARAVREATLLKRLGRPEDVAQAVLFLIEGSDFVTGAALTVDGGRLIA; from the coding sequence ATGAACGTACGAGGAAAAGTCGCGCTCGTGACCGGCGCCGCCAGACGGGTCGGGCGCGCGATCGCGCTGGCCCTGGCGCAGCGGGGCGCCTCGGTCGCGATCCATTGTAATCGTTCCCGGCGGGAGGCTCAACGACTGGCCGAGGAGCTGCGCCGCCGGTTCGGGACCGACGCGCGGGTCTTCACCGCCGACCTGGCCGACGTGCGCCAGGTGACGCGGCTGGCCGACGCGGTCGTGCGCCGCTTCGGCACGGTGCACGTGCTGGTGAACAACGCCTCCCTCTACGAGAAGAGCCGCTTCGGCCGGACGAGCCTGGCCGAGTGGAACGGGCACCTCGACGTGAACCTGCGCGCGCCCTTCTTCCTCAGCCAAGCCCTCGGTTCCCTGATGAAGCAGGCCGGCGAGGGGAAGATCGTGAACATCGCCGACTGGTCGGCCCACCGTCCCTATGCGACGTACATTCCCTACTGTGTCTCGAAGGCCGGGCTCCTCTGCCTCAACGCGGCCCTGGCCAAGGCGCTGGCGCCCGAGGTCCAGGTCAACGCCATCCTGCCTGGGCCGGTCCTGTTGCCCGAGGGCACCAAGCCGAAGCTGGCGCGCGCCGTGCGGGAGGCGACCCTGCTCAAGCGGCTGGGCCGTCCGGAAGACGTGGCGCAGGCGGTGCTCTTCCTGATCGAGGGATCGGACTTCGTGACCGGCGCGGCCCTGACCGTGGACGGGGGGAGGCTCATCGCGTGA
- a CDS encoding DUF5069 domain-containing protein, translated as MAPPYPRSPTVRLGGLAHLARFIDKVRLRHAGHIQDYNFLTTGFDKHLLEFLDVAPLAIEQRILAGGTDEEILAWVRANGRPRSADEVARWSDLLLSSKPKDDEARQRFQARLAEVAAKRGTTVERLPKVSTWAEAIDLDEDRL; from the coding sequence ATGGCCCCGCCCTATCCGCGCAGCCCCACGGTCCGGCTCGGCGGCCTCGCGCACCTGGCTCGGTTCATCGATAAGGTTCGCCTGCGCCACGCGGGTCACATCCAGGACTACAACTTCCTCACGACCGGGTTCGACAAGCACCTGCTCGAGTTCCTGGACGTTGCGCCGCTGGCGATCGAGCAGCGCATTCTCGCTGGCGGCACCGACGAGGAGATCCTCGCCTGGGTGCGGGCGAACGGCCGGCCGCGGTCGGCGGACGAGGTTGCCCGCTGGAGCGACCTGCTGCTGAGCAGCAAGCCCAAGGACGACGAAGCACGCCAGCGGTTCCAAGCCCGGCTGGCCGAGGTGGCCGCCAAGCGCGGAACGACGGTCGAGCGACTGCCGAAGGTCAGCACCTGGGCGGAAGCCATTGATCTGGACGAGGATCGACTCTAG
- a CDS encoding DUF3365 domain-containing protein, translating to MQRRSTKRAALLAGFLSLVWLVSSVQAEESYELAARYILETVKAFRAAYVINVVEHVREGGILPNEEWVKNSHTIPLPAQFVKAAAADIEDFEIGLIGLTPIYRNNLPRTQAEADALMKMATDRTKRVVTFVDGKQFKAMSADVAVVQSCVDCHNGHPNSPWRNFKKGDVMGALVVRLNMQKK from the coding sequence ATGCAACGGCGCAGCACCAAACGGGCGGCTCTGCTCGCGGGATTCCTCAGCCTCGTGTGGCTGGTTTCCTCCGTGCAGGCCGAGGAGTCCTACGAACTGGCCGCCAGGTACATCCTGGAGACGGTCAAGGCGTTCCGGGCTGCCTACGTCATCAACGTGGTCGAGCACGTGCGGGAGGGCGGGATCCTGCCCAACGAGGAGTGGGTCAAGAATTCCCACACCATTCCCCTGCCCGCCCAGTTCGTGAAGGCCGCCGCGGCGGACATCGAGGACTTCGAGATCGGCCTCATCGGTCTCACGCCGATCTACCGGAACAACCTCCCCCGGACCCAGGCGGAGGCCGATGCGCTCATGAAGATGGCAACCGACCGGACGAAGCGGGTCGTCACCTTCGTGGACGGGAAACAGTTCAAGGCCATGTCCGCGGACGTGGCGGTCGTCCAGTCCTGCGTGGACTGCCACAACGGCCACCCGAACAGCCCCTGGCGGAACTTCAAGAAGGGCGACGTCATGGGGGCGCTCGTGGTGCGGTTGAACATGCAGAAGAAATAG
- a CDS encoding metal ABC transporter permease, whose protein sequence is MIEMLSYEFMQRSLLAAALVGAVCSVIGVFVILRGLAFVGAGTAHAAFAGVAFAYLVGLPPLPLAVAFGLVTVWVTGVMEERGRMKLDVSIGILYTATMALAILFIGLMKGYNAEVYGYLFGSVLSVTPEELRAILWLGLIVAGVILLFAKELYFIAFDQEMAEASGVPARRIFYLLLTLVALTVVVSLKTVGAILVFAMVLIPAATAYQLTHSLYAMTGYAVLVGVLCAVGGVLLSYVWDLPSGPAIVLLATTVFFLSVLFSPKRLRRVPA, encoded by the coding sequence ATGATCGAGATGCTCTCCTACGAGTTCATGCAGCGCTCGCTCCTGGCGGCGGCCCTGGTCGGGGCGGTCTGCTCGGTGATCGGCGTCTTCGTGATCCTGCGGGGGCTGGCCTTCGTCGGGGCGGGCACGGCCCACGCGGCCTTCGCCGGCGTCGCGTTCGCCTACCTGGTGGGACTGCCCCCGCTGCCGCTGGCCGTGGCGTTCGGCCTCGTGACGGTCTGGGTGACCGGCGTGATGGAGGAGCGGGGACGGATGAAGCTGGACGTCTCGATCGGCATCCTCTACACCGCGACGATGGCGCTGGCAATCCTCTTCATCGGGCTCATGAAGGGCTACAACGCGGAGGTGTACGGGTACCTGTTCGGGAGCGTGCTGTCGGTCACGCCGGAGGAGCTGCGGGCGATCCTGTGGCTGGGCCTGATCGTCGCCGGGGTCATCCTGCTGTTTGCGAAGGAGCTCTACTTCATCGCGTTCGATCAGGAGATGGCGGAGGCGTCGGGCGTGCCGGCCCGGCGCATCTTCTACCTGCTGCTCACGCTCGTGGCACTCACCGTGGTGGTGTCGCTGAAGACCGTCGGGGCCATCCTCGTGTTCGCGATGGTCCTGATCCCGGCCGCCACCGCCTACCAGCTCACGCACAGCCTCTACGCGATGACCGGCTACGCGGTGCTGGTCGGCGTCCTGTGCGCGGTCGGCGGCGTGCTGCTCTCCTACGTCTGGGACCTGCCGTCCGGGCCGGCCATCGTGCTCCTGGCCACGACCGTCTTCTTCCTCTCGGTGCTCTTCTCGCCCAAGCGTCTCCGGCGGGTGCCGGCTTAA
- a CDS encoding nucleoside deaminase translates to MSQVPDYQAMLRVAIEEARQGLAEGGIPIGAALFTKQGLLLGRGHNRRVQENDPSIHGETDAFRKAGRQRSYRQTIMVTTLAPCWYCSGLVRQFRIGTVVAGESVNFQGGLDWLRQQGVEVIDLHSRECIEILASYIAAHPEIWNEDIGED, encoded by the coding sequence ATGAGCCAAGTGCCCGACTACCAGGCGATGCTCCGGGTCGCGATCGAGGAGGCCAGGCAGGGGCTGGCCGAAGGGGGGATTCCGATCGGCGCCGCCCTCTTCACGAAACAGGGCCTGCTCCTCGGGCGCGGGCACAACCGCCGCGTGCAGGAGAACGACCCCTCCATCCACGGCGAGACCGACGCGTTTCGCAAAGCCGGCCGGCAGCGCAGCTACCGGCAGACGATCATGGTCACGACCCTGGCCCCCTGCTGGTACTGCAGCGGGCTGGTCCGCCAGTTCCGCATCGGGACCGTCGTGGCCGGCGAGTCGGTGAACTTCCAGGGTGGTCTCGACTGGCTCCGCCAGCAGGGGGTCGAGGTGATTGACCTCCACTCCCGCGAGTGTATCGAGATCCTGGCCTCCTACATCGCAGCCCATCCCGAGATTTGGAACGAAGACATCGGTGAAGACTAG
- a CDS encoding metal ABC transporter substrate-binding protein, which yields MLRRLLACALAISAAAASFLLAPPTSASAAEPVRVVVTIPVLKDLAERIGGPHVRATSLLTGLESEHSYSPRPSDLVAVRKARVLLEIGLGLEVWVSSLVQNSGNPALLVVTTSQGIEPVREPAGHTGGGHEHQAGNPHVWLDPENVKVMVRHIAEAFGTVDPAHAADYRANQAAYLRQLDALEAELSARLARLPDRRIVVHHPAWPYFARRFGFLVVGEIVSQAGSEPSAHHIQELIAGIRKERIRVVVSEPQLNQKIPQMLARETGARVVVLTPLPGAVPGTETYLDLLRYNVRQLALALEAS from the coding sequence ATGCTTCGGAGGCTCCTGGCGTGCGCCCTCGCGATCAGCGCGGCGGCCGCGTCCTTCCTGCTCGCTCCACCGACATCGGCTTCCGCTGCGGAACCGGTCCGCGTGGTCGTCACGATCCCGGTTTTGAAGGATCTGGCGGAACGGATCGGGGGGCCGCACGTGCGCGCCACCTCGCTCCTGACCGGCCTGGAGAGCGAGCACAGTTACTCCCCCAGGCCCAGCGACCTGGTCGCGGTGCGGAAGGCGCGGGTCCTCCTCGAGATCGGCCTCGGGCTGGAGGTCTGGGTCTCTTCGCTGGTCCAGAACTCCGGAAACCCCGCGCTCCTCGTCGTCACGACCTCGCAGGGCATCGAACCGGTGCGTGAGCCGGCCGGACACACGGGCGGCGGGCACGAGCATCAGGCCGGCAACCCGCACGTGTGGCTGGACCCGGAAAACGTCAAGGTCATGGTGCGGCACATCGCCGAGGCTTTCGGCACGGTGGATCCGGCGCACGCGGCGGATTACCGGGCCAACCAGGCGGCCTACCTGCGCCAGCTCGATGCCCTGGAAGCGGAGCTGTCGGCGCGGCTCGCGCGTCTTCCGGACCGGCGCATCGTCGTGCACCATCCGGCCTGGCCCTACTTCGCCCGGCGGTTCGGGTTCCTGGTCGTGGGAGAGATCGTGAGCCAGGCGGGATCGGAGCCGTCGGCTCATCACATTCAGGAGCTCATCGCGGGTATTCGAAAGGAGCGGATCCGGGTCGTGGTCTCCGAGCCCCAGTTGAACCAGAAGATTCCGCAGATGCTGGCGCGCGAGACCGGCGCCCGCGTCGTGGTCTTGACGCCGCTCCCCGGGGCGGTGCCCGGCACCGAGACCTATCTGGACCTCCTGCGGTACAACGTCCGGCAGCTTGCACTGGCCCTCGAAGCCTCGTAG
- a CDS encoding SDR family oxidoreductase, with protein sequence MTDRKRLDGKVAIVTGSSSGIGKAIALTFAREGARVVVAARRPALCERVAAQIRERGGEALAVQTDVTDEAQVDRLVRETVSRFGRLDILVNNAGIGGGGRLVETSTQAFDEVLDTNLRGTFFCCRAGFRQMMTQKTGGTILNMSSVAGVQAWAGTGTYSASKHGIMALTKALADEGRPYRIKVSAICPGGVADALVDAPPEEIERSEQISPYDIAETAVYLASLGPYAVVHQVIVDRLGADW encoded by the coding sequence GTGACGGACAGGAAACGGCTGGACGGGAAGGTCGCGATCGTCACGGGGAGCAGCAGCGGGATCGGCAAGGCCATCGCCCTGACCTTCGCGCGCGAGGGGGCCCGCGTGGTCGTGGCCGCCCGCCGGCCGGCGCTCTGCGAGCGGGTGGCGGCCCAGATCCGCGAGCGGGGCGGAGAGGCGCTCGCGGTGCAGACCGACGTGACGGACGAGGCGCAGGTGGATCGGCTCGTCCGGGAGACCGTGAGCCGGTTCGGCCGGCTCGACATCCTCGTCAACAACGCCGGCATCGGCGGCGGGGGCCGTCTCGTCGAGACGAGCACCCAGGCCTTCGACGAGGTGCTCGACACCAACCTGCGGGGCACGTTCTTCTGCTGTCGGGCCGGCTTCCGGCAGATGATGACGCAGAAGACCGGGGGCACGATCCTCAACATGTCCAGCGTCGCCGGGGTGCAGGCCTGGGCCGGGACCGGCACCTACAGCGCCTCCAAGCACGGGATCATGGCGCTCACGAAGGCGCTGGCCGACGAGGGAAGGCCGTACAGGATCAAAGTCAGCGCGATTTGCCCCGGCGGCGTGGCCGACGCACTGGTAGACGCTCCGCCCGAGGAGATCGAACGCAGCGAGCAGATCAGCCCCTACGACATCGCCGAGACCGCCGTGTATCTCGCGTCCCTGGGGCCCTACGCGGTCGTGCACCAGGTGATCGTGGACCGGCTGGGTGCGGACTGGTAG
- a CDS encoding THUMP domain-containing protein, whose protein sequence is MADYSKKRRDAVAAGRIEPFFAPCPRGLEPLLTVELAELGAQDLEPAPGGVGFAGPFTLCYSANLQSRLASRILWRVGQGAYRDERDLYEATRLLPWPDWFTPDQTIKVKVSARRCPLQSLDFVTLRIKDAICDCFRKAAGARPSVDTAKPDIRIDAFLEERTATWYLDTSGEALFKRGFRLAGGEAPLRENLAAGLLKLAGWTGDQPLLDPMCGSGTILLEAGLMARRIAPGLGRRFAFERLRNFDRRAWETLCQASRSRQAAGLPLRLYGCDRDQAALDAARANLEAAGLVDSVSLRLADVLELTPPAESGLIVTNPPYGVRVGEREALAAFYPKLGDRLKQQFPGWRAYLLSADPRLPKLIGLAPSRRTPLFNGALECRLFEFKLVRGSGRGTLRGAPSR, encoded by the coding sequence ATGGCCGATTATAGCAAAAAGCGCCGGGACGCCGTGGCGGCCGGTCGGATCGAGCCCTTCTTCGCTCCCTGCCCGCGCGGGCTGGAGCCGTTGCTCACCGTCGAGTTGGCCGAGCTCGGCGCCCAGGACCTCGAGCCTGCGCCCGGCGGCGTCGGGTTCGCCGGGCCCTTCACCCTCTGCTACTCGGCCAACCTCCAGTCCCGCCTGGCCAGCCGCATCCTCTGGCGCGTCGGCCAGGGGGCCTACCGGGACGAGCGGGACCTCTACGAGGCGACCCGCCTCCTCCCCTGGCCCGACTGGTTCACGCCCGACCAGACGATCAAGGTCAAGGTCAGCGCCCGCCGGTGCCCGCTCCAGAGCCTGGACTTCGTGACGCTGCGGATCAAGGACGCGATCTGCGACTGTTTCCGGAAGGCCGCCGGCGCCAGACCCAGCGTGGACACGGCCAAGCCGGACATCCGGATCGACGCCTTCCTGGAGGAGCGGACCGCGACCTGGTACCTCGACACGTCGGGAGAGGCCCTGTTCAAGCGGGGCTTCCGCCTGGCCGGCGGCGAGGCGCCGCTGCGCGAGAACCTGGCCGCGGGCCTCCTCAAGCTGGCCGGCTGGACCGGCGACCAGCCGCTGCTCGACCCGATGTGCGGGAGCGGCACGATCCTGCTCGAGGCCGGCCTGATGGCGCGACGGATCGCGCCGGGGCTGGGCCGGCGCTTTGCGTTCGAGCGGCTCAGGAATTTCGACCGGCGGGCCTGGGAGACCCTCTGCCAGGCCAGCCGCTCGCGCCAGGCCGCCGGGCTCCCGCTCCGCCTCTACGGATGCGACCGCGACCAAGCGGCGCTGGACGCGGCGCGGGCCAACCTGGAGGCGGCCGGGCTGGTTGATTCGGTCTCGCTCCGCCTGGCCGACGTGCTGGAGCTGACGCCTCCGGCCGAGTCCGGCCTCATCGTCACGAACCCGCCCTACGGGGTGCGGGTGGGGGAGCGGGAGGCCCTCGCGGCCTTCTATCCCAAGCTGGGCGACCGGCTCAAGCAACAGTTTCCCGGCTGGCGCGCCTATCTCCTGAGTGCCGACCCGCGACTGCCCAAGCTGATCGGGCTGGCCCCGTCCCGCCGTACCCCGCTCTTCAACGGGGCGTTGGAGTGCCGGCTGTTCGAGTTCAAGCTGGTACGTGGGTCCGGGAGGGGCACGCTCCGTGGGGCCCCCTCCCGGTGA
- a CDS encoding metal ABC transporter ATP-binding protein has translation MGNTIIRFSHATFGFPGVVALQDISLEIGEGEFVGVIGPNGSGKTTLCRAVLGLMPPLEGSLQIFDCACEELRCHHRARIGYLPQKGTLDRNFPITVLEAVMMGRYGALGLLRRPGRRDREIALEALSNVGMQDHRNSALGHLSGGQQQRVLIARALAQQPQVLLLDEPTTGLDITTQHGVLDLVRRLHRDLTLTVLLITHDINMIRDHVDRLVLLKTRLYAAGLPEEVLRPEVLRQVYGKDLVITEKDLIIVEDYHHH, from the coding sequence ATGGGCAATACGATCATCCGGTTCTCGCACGCGACCTTCGGGTTCCCCGGCGTCGTCGCCCTGCAGGACATCTCGCTGGAGATCGGCGAGGGGGAGTTCGTCGGGGTCATCGGCCCGAACGGGTCCGGGAAGACGACCCTCTGCCGGGCGGTGCTGGGGCTCATGCCCCCGCTGGAGGGAAGCCTCCAGATCTTCGACTGCGCCTGCGAGGAGCTACGGTGCCATCACCGCGCGCGCATCGGATACCTCCCGCAGAAGGGGACGCTGGACCGGAACTTCCCGATCACGGTCCTGGAGGCCGTCATGATGGGCCGGTACGGCGCGCTCGGGCTCCTGCGGCGGCCGGGCCGGCGCGACCGTGAGATCGCCCTGGAGGCCCTGAGCAACGTGGGCATGCAGGACCATCGCAACAGCGCGCTCGGCCACCTATCCGGGGGGCAGCAGCAGCGGGTCCTGATCGCGCGGGCGCTGGCGCAGCAGCCGCAGGTCCTGCTGCTGGACGAGCCGACCACCGGGCTCGACATCACCACGCAGCACGGGGTGCTGGACCTGGTCCGTCGCCTGCACCGGGACCTCACGTTGACGGTCCTGCTGATCACGCACGACATCAACATGATCCGCGACCACGTGGACCGGCTCGTGTTGTTGAAGACCCGCCTCTACGCGGCCGGGCTCCCGGAGGAGGTGCTCCGGCCCGAGGTGCTCCGCCAGGTCTACGGCAAGGACCTCGTAATCACCGAAAAGGACCTGATCATCGTCGAGGACTATCACCACCATTGA
- a CDS encoding DUF2726 domain-containing protein — translation MTETALLVLGGLGLALLLVLRLGRRQQTAPTDRAQAIQPPVPEGLILQAQPVLTETEASFYNLLRLAVQDQYLVFAQVPLWCLVDIGGSDRATRTAFLNRIALKRVDFLLLHPGTLTVAKVVELDDQTRTTPQKRERDRLVEGILQKAGLELVRLDARMAYTVPALAELLGTAEEG, via the coding sequence ATGACCGAAACGGCCCTCCTGGTCCTGGGCGGGTTGGGGCTCGCGCTCCTGCTCGTGCTGCGTCTGGGTCGCCGCCAGCAGACGGCTCCCACCGACCGGGCCCAGGCGATCCAGCCGCCGGTGCCCGAGGGGTTGATCCTCCAAGCCCAGCCGGTGCTGACCGAGACCGAGGCGTCCTTTTACAACCTCCTGCGGCTGGCCGTGCAGGACCAGTACCTGGTCTTCGCCCAGGTGCCGCTCTGGTGTCTCGTGGACATCGGGGGGAGCGATCGGGCGACGCGGACGGCCTTTCTGAACCGGATCGCGCTCAAGCGCGTGGACTTTCTCCTCCTCCATCCGGGAACGTTGACGGTGGCCAAGGTGGTGGAGCTGGACGATCAGACTCGGACCACGCCGCAGAAGCGCGAGCGGGACCGGCTGGTCGAGGGGATCTTGCAGAAGGCGGGGCTCGAATTGGTCCGGCTCGACGCCAGGATGGCCTATACGGTCCCGGCGCTGGCGGAACTCCTGGGCACGGCTGAAGAAGGCTAG
- a CDS encoding adenylate/guanylate cyclase domain-containing protein yields the protein MTTKADIQPQIPRVITQIAYPAYMVSRNWDIEWLNAQAEEMIFGRPVRKIAQIEERHFFKLLFTTEAIELVGDFESFVKSHLPLVQGDIPPPTKNPMLVPLGSQVVEWLQQVWPQEFPALPAIDYREESVRFRKSPFDRHHRVAAIFREGILVIWIPAALNLSPMLDLLTGRQNVISDLLMNKLPAMKSMAVLVADLQNSVKICADLPPEEYFELITEMWSRLEQPFRDHGGASGKHVGDGVVRYFLARHDSAYAHIVNALLCADSIRQIMQEISASWKVKKHWLNDLVLNIGLHEGREWFGYLPTLPTPEFTALGDTVNITARLSGQARDGAIWATKHFLSSLPSQILEHVTYGIRRPSGNGEHLIPRTYSRVLDLPDHERAPKSADIANLSVSEVLRLDANAIREVLRSATPRENL from the coding sequence ATGACGACGAAAGCCGACATTCAACCCCAGATCCCGCGCGTGATCACCCAGATCGCGTATCCGGCGTACATGGTTAGCCGGAACTGGGACATTGAATGGCTCAACGCCCAAGCCGAGGAGATGATCTTCGGACGCCCCGTCCGCAAGATCGCCCAAATCGAGGAGCGGCATTTCTTCAAGCTGCTCTTCACGACCGAAGCCATCGAGCTGGTCGGAGACTTCGAGAGCTTCGTCAAGAGCCACCTGCCGCTGGTGCAAGGCGACATCCCGCCTCCGACGAAGAACCCGATGCTCGTGCCGCTCGGGAGCCAGGTCGTGGAATGGCTGCAGCAGGTCTGGCCTCAAGAGTTCCCCGCTCTGCCGGCGATTGATTATCGGGAAGAGTCGGTGCGCTTCCGGAAGTCCCCGTTCGACCGGCACCATCGCGTCGCCGCGATCTTCCGGGAGGGGATCCTCGTCATCTGGATTCCCGCCGCCCTGAATCTGTCCCCCATGCTGGATCTGCTGACCGGACGCCAGAACGTCATCTCCGACCTCCTGATGAACAAGCTGCCCGCCATGAAGTCGATGGCGGTTCTAGTGGCCGACCTTCAGAATTCCGTAAAAATTTGCGCGGACCTGCCTCCGGAGGAATATTTCGAGCTGATCACCGAAATGTGGTCGCGGCTGGAGCAGCCGTTCCGCGACCACGGCGGCGCCTCCGGAAAGCACGTCGGAGACGGGGTGGTGCGCTATTTTCTGGCGCGGCACGACAGCGCTTATGCCCACATCGTGAACGCCCTCCTCTGCGCCGACTCGATCCGGCAGATCATGCAGGAGATCAGCGCGTCCTGGAAGGTCAAAAAGCATTGGCTGAACGACCTGGTCCTCAACATCGGGCTCCACGAAGGCCGGGAATGGTTCGGCTACCTGCCGACCCTGCCGACGCCGGAATTCACCGCGCTCGGCGACACCGTCAACATCACGGCGCGGCTCTCGGGCCAGGCCCGGGACGGCGCCATCTGGGCCACCAAGCACTTCCTCAGCTCGTTGCCCTCCCAAATCCTCGAGCACGTGACCTACGGGATCAGGAGGCCGTCCGGGAACGGGGAGCACCTCATTCCCAGGACCTACTCGCGCGTCCTCGACCTGCCGGACCACGAGCGAGCGCCAAAGTCGGCCGACATCGCCAACCTCTCGGTTTCGGAAGTGCTGCGCCTCGACGCGAACGCCATTCGAGAAGTGCTCCGCTCGGCAACCCCTCGCGAGAATCTCTGA
- a CDS encoding anhydro-N-acetylmuramic acid kinase codes for MNVVGLMSGTSGDGVDAALVSIAPAARGLRVRLRAFAPTPYPPRLRRRILDAASHGTVAEICHLNAVLGEWFARGALKVIERAGLRPSDVDLIGSHGQTVHHRPQPVREPGLGLIRSTLQIAEPCIIAERTGITTVADFRPRDLAAGGEGAPLTPYVHHLLFRNARVSRLIANLGGIGNVTYLPAGGDLDSIRAFDTGPGNMVLDALAHRLTRGRLAMDRNGRIAARGAVDPLLLAELLAHPFFTRRPPKTTGREEFGEPFLARVLSHMRRRKLAPEDVMATCTLLTAAAIGGARRWLKGTIDEVVVGGGGVRNRSLMRDLGSVFAPTPVRTFEDLGWSSKAFESAAFAVLAYQAMQGEGTNVPSVTGASHPVVLGKIVPGSRVRTGTRR; via the coding sequence GTGAACGTCGTCGGCTTGATGTCGGGCACCTCGGGGGACGGAGTGGACGCCGCGCTCGTCTCGATCGCTCCCGCCGCCCGCGGGCTCCGGGTCCGGCTGCGCGCCTTCGCGCCCACCCCGTACCCGCCCCGGCTTCGCCGGCGGATCCTGGACGCCGCGAGCCACGGCACGGTTGCCGAGATCTGCCACCTCAACGCGGTCCTGGGCGAGTGGTTCGCCAGGGGCGCCCTGAAGGTCATCGAACGGGCCGGGCTGCGTCCGTCGGACGTGGACTTGATCGGCTCCCACGGCCAGACGGTCCACCACCGTCCCCAACCGGTCCGTGAGCCGGGCCTCGGGCTCATCCGCTCCACCCTGCAGATCGCGGAGCCCTGCATCATCGCCGAACGGACCGGCATCACCACCGTGGCCGACTTCCGGCCCCGCGACCTGGCCGCCGGCGGGGAGGGAGCGCCGCTGACCCCCTACGTCCACCACCTCCTGTTCCGGAACGCCCGCGTCTCGCGCCTGATCGCGAACCTGGGCGGGATCGGCAACGTCACCTACCTGCCGGCCGGCGGCGATCTGGACTCGATCCGCGCCTTCGACACGGGACCGGGCAACATGGTGCTGGACGCACTGGCGCACCGTCTGACCCGCGGCCGGTTGGCCATGGACCGGAACGGACGGATCGCCGCGAGGGGAGCGGTGGACCCGCTGCTGCTGGCCGAGCTGCTGGCCCACCCCTTCTTCACGCGCCGCCCCCCCAAGACGACCGGGAGGGAGGAGTTCGGAGAGCCGTTCCTGGCGCGGGTCCTGTCCCACATGCGCCGGCGCAAGCTCGCCCCGGAGGACGTCATGGCGACCTGCACGTTGCTGACCGCCGCGGCGATCGGCGGGGCGAGGCGGTGGCTGAAGGGAACGATTGACGAGGTAGTGGTCGGAGGAGGCGGCGTCCGCAACCGATCGCTCATGCGGGACCTGGGCAGCGTCTTCGCGCCGACCCCGGTCCGCACCTTCGAAGACCTGGGCTGGTCGAGCAAGGCCTTCGAATCGGCGGCGTTCGCCGTGCTGGCCTACCAGGCCATGCAGGGCGAAGGCACCAACGTGCCCTCCGTGACGGGTGCGTCCCACCCGGTGGTCCTGGGCAAGATCGTGCCGGGGAGCCGGGTCCGAACCGGGACACGGCGGTGA
- a CDS encoding pyridoxamine 5'-phosphate oxidase family protein, translating into MADRAPQNERAPAPGSSLAAQARRLLELGRLGSLSTLSQQHPGWPFGSVMPYALDGRGRPLFLISTMAMHTKNLQADPRASLMVMEGAATGDPLAAARVTVLGRVSRVPQEEREPARQAYLARHPEAGDWVDFGDFAFYRMEIADLYYVGGFGVMGWVAADDYRSVPND; encoded by the coding sequence TTGGCCGACCGCGCTCCACAGAATGAGCGGGCTCCTGCTCCCGGCTCCTCCCTGGCGGCGCAGGCCCGCCGGTTGCTGGAGCTGGGCCGTCTGGGAAGCCTCTCCACCCTGTCTCAGCAACATCCCGGCTGGCCCTTCGGGTCCGTCATGCCCTACGCCCTGGACGGACGAGGTCGCCCGCTCTTCCTGATCAGCACGATGGCCATGCACACGAAGAATCTGCAGGCCGATCCGCGCGCCAGCCTGATGGTCATGGAGGGCGCGGCGACCGGCGATCCACTCGCCGCCGCGCGCGTCACGGTCCTGGGGCGCGTCTCCAGGGTCCCGCAGGAGGAGCGGGAGCCGGCCCGACAGGCCTATTTGGCCAGGCACCCGGAGGCAGGGGACTGGGTGGACTTCGGCGACTTCGCCTTCTACCGGATGGAGATCGCGGATCTCTACTACGTCGGCGGCTTCGGCGTGATGGGTTGGGTGGCGGCTGACGACTACCGGTCGGTCCCGAATGATTAA